A window of the Dongshaea marina genome harbors these coding sequences:
- a CDS encoding homoserine dehydrogenase: MKIAIIGLGTIGSGVLDLIERERCQIEKRIGAPLQIVWLCDRNSQPQHPNFTTDYNQALRDPEVETVIELIGGIDNAYHIALSTLSSGKNLITANKHLLALHGEELFELANQHGVKLFFEAAVGGGIPLLTPLYEGLFSGDITRVRGILNGTANYILTQMHQGQDFESALTQAQQQGYAEADPHFDLAGIDSAHKLSLLSYLTWQRFKTLTSISVQGIDSDTQSQISAAQGAGQKLKLIAEAERVGNEIRLSVAPTPVKPDDLLYGVDHVYNAVEIQGRHSGKTLLYGEGAGKYPTATAVISDLYKIAHSNPWNRET, from the coding sequence ATGAAAATTGCAATCATCGGCTTAGGTACCATTGGCAGCGGCGTTCTCGATTTGATCGAGCGCGAGCGCTGCCAGATTGAAAAACGGATCGGTGCTCCCTTGCAGATTGTCTGGCTCTGTGACCGCAACTCGCAACCGCAGCACCCGAACTTCACCACAGATTACAACCAGGCCCTCCGGGACCCCGAAGTAGAGACGGTAATCGAGCTGATCGGTGGCATTGATAATGCCTACCATATCGCACTGTCTACTCTCAGCAGTGGAAAGAACCTGATTACCGCCAACAAACACCTGCTGGCACTGCATGGTGAAGAGCTGTTTGAACTGGCAAATCAGCATGGAGTGAAGCTCTTTTTTGAAGCCGCGGTGGGTGGAGGGATCCCTCTGCTTACCCCGCTGTATGAGGGTCTATTCAGTGGCGATATCACCCGGGTGCGCGGCATCCTCAACGGAACCGCCAACTACATCCTGACCCAGATGCATCAGGGCCAGGACTTTGAGAGTGCCCTCACCCAGGCTCAGCAGCAGGGATATGCGGAAGCCGATCCCCATTTCGATCTTGCGGGGATCGACAGTGCCCACAAGCTGAGCCTTTTGAGTTATCTCACCTGGCAACGGTTTAAGACGCTCACCTCAATCTCGGTTCAGGGGATCGACTCTGACACCCAATCGCAGATCTCCGCGGCTCAGGGTGCGGGACAAAAGCTCAAACTCATCGCCGAGGCGGAGCGGGTCGGCAACGAGATCCGCCTGAGTGTCGCCCCAACCCCGGTGAAACCGGACGATCTGCTGTATGGCGTCGATCATGTGTATAACGCCGTTGAGATCCAGGGGCGTCACAGTGGTAAGACCCTGCTTTACGGTGAGGGGGCTGGTAAGTATCCAACCGCAACTGCGGTCATTTCTGATCTTTATAAGATCGCTCACAGTAATCCATGGAATAGGGAAACATAG
- a CDS encoding aspartate kinase, with the protein MALQQQGLKAISFTAPQLNIRTQGAYNNAHIESVDNRKITQALDEGYVVIVAGFQGINETGCITTLGRGGSDTTAVALAAALNLEEVDIYTDVDGVYSGDPRIIPSAFKHRELSFELMLELARQGARVLHSRCVKMAQSHKVHIHLRSSFTRGEGTRIHDKHGNIPAGITGVTALNRVAKIVLSAERGALDQPLDQLNTCGVELELISRVADEGNLEKITAVAPQSQLPHMLKILERCAISPKQYQVETELAKLSLVGAALHTHPTAHKLYELLHQEQIPSLPLSSSELNVSCLISADKLTRAQQTLHQKLVESTVCAA; encoded by the coding sequence ATGGCCCTGCAGCAGCAGGGACTCAAAGCCATCTCTTTTACCGCCCCTCAACTCAATATCCGAACCCAGGGGGCCTACAATAATGCCCATATCGAAAGTGTCGATAACCGCAAGATCACCCAGGCCCTGGATGAAGGCTATGTTGTGATCGTGGCCGGTTTTCAGGGGATCAATGAAACTGGCTGTATCACCACCTTAGGTCGCGGTGGTTCAGATACCACAGCAGTCGCCCTGGCCGCGGCCCTCAACCTTGAAGAGGTTGATATCTACACGGATGTCGATGGTGTCTATAGTGGCGATCCCCGCATCATCCCCAGCGCATTCAAACACAGGGAGCTCAGTTTTGAGCTAATGCTGGAGCTGGCGCGTCAGGGTGCCCGGGTACTCCATAGCCGCTGCGTCAAGATGGCTCAGTCACATAAGGTGCATATTCACCTGCGCTCCTCCTTTACCCGGGGTGAAGGAACCCGAATTCATGACAAACATGGGAATATCCCGGCCGGGATCACCGGGGTCACCGCCCTCAACCGGGTCGCCAAAATCGTGCTGAGCGCTGAAAGAGGCGCTCTGGATCAGCCACTGGATCAACTCAATACCTGCGGGGTTGAGCTGGAGCTCATCTCCCGGGTTGCCGATGAGGGCAACCTGGAGAAGATCACCGCAGTGGCTCCGCAAAGTCAGCTACCACACATGCTAAAGATCCTGGAGCGCTGCGCCATTAGTCCCAAACAGTACCAGGTGGAAACCGAGCTGGCGAAGCTATCACTGGTCGGTGCCGCACTGCATACCCACCCCACGGCCCATAAGCTGTACGAACTGCTGCATCAGGAGCAGATCCCCAGCCTGCCACTATCAAGCAGCGAGCTCAATGTCTCCTGCCTGATCTCGGCCGATAAACTAACCCGAGCCCAGCAGACCCTCCACCAGAAACTGGTTGAATCAACGGTCTGCGCCGCCTAG
- a CDS encoding homoserine O-acetyltransferase/O-succinyltransferase family protein codes for MAICTPKNYQATQDAGFDSTQFSCERADLRLGIINLMPFKSEVEQQFFSVFSDVPLNIELEFLCPFRRSKHQDWSYIQQNYHPLQAVFERSYDGLIVTGAPVEHLPFEEVDYWPQLRDLILDNSLPTIYICWAAQAALYLRYQIPKYPLPEKLFGVYPHSCEPNPFITGDFRVPHSRFTCNREQDLRTNGLKILACSSRAGVYMAATPEFREFFITGHPEYQRERLQFEYLRDGGALPEHYFPNDDPALSPEMSWLNHRQQFYRNWLNHIRNSL; via the coding sequence ATGGCGATCTGTACCCCCAAAAATTATCAGGCAACCCAGGATGCAGGGTTTGATAGCACTCAATTTAGCTGTGAGCGCGCGGATCTAAGGCTCGGCATCATCAACCTGATGCCCTTTAAAAGTGAAGTAGAGCAGCAGTTTTTTAGCGTTTTCAGCGATGTTCCTCTCAACATTGAACTTGAGTTTTTGTGCCCGTTTCGCCGCAGTAAGCATCAGGATTGGTCCTACATTCAGCAGAACTATCATCCGCTACAGGCTGTTTTTGAGCGAAGCTATGATGGATTAATCGTCACCGGTGCTCCGGTCGAGCACCTTCCCTTTGAGGAGGTTGACTACTGGCCACAGCTCAGGGACCTGATCCTGGATAACAGCCTGCCCACCATCTATATCTGCTGGGCAGCCCAGGCCGCCCTCTACCTGAGGTACCAGATCCCTAAGTATCCCCTGCCGGAAAAACTGTTTGGCGTTTATCCCCACAGCTGTGAACCAAACCCCTTCATCACTGGGGATTTCAGGGTACCTCACTCCCGATTTACCTGTAACAGGGAGCAGGATCTGCGGACCAATGGCCTGAAGATCCTGGCTTGCTCCTCCCGTGCAGGGGTCTATATGGCGGCCACCCCGGAATTTCGGGAGTTTTTTATTACCGGCCATCCCGAGTACCAGAGGGAGCGGCTGCAGTTTGAATATTTGCGAGACGGAGGAGCTCTTCCTGAGCACTACTTTCCAAATGATGATCCGGCTCTCTCCCCCGAGATGAGCTGGCTCAATCACCGCCAGCAGTTTTATCGGAACTGGCTAAATCACATAAGGAATTCTCTATGA
- a CDS encoding amino acid kinase family protein: MVIRVEKYGGSSVRDPEQLQAIARSSEQKVAQGDQLVIVVSAPGDLTDELLERANKIHSAPREES, translated from the coding sequence ATGGTAATACGCGTAGAGAAGTATGGAGGAAGCTCTGTCAGAGATCCTGAGCAACTGCAGGCCATTGCCCGCAGTTCAGAGCAGAAAGTAGCACAAGGCGATCAGCTGGTGATCGTGGTCTCCGCCCCCGGAGATCTCACCGATGAACTGCTGGAACGGGCCAATAAGATTCACTCAGCCCCTCGGGAAGAGAGTTAG